The genomic region ACTATGGAAGAAAAGCTTACTCGGTGAGCCAACCATTCATTGTTAAAGAGTGCAGTTTGTTTACCACTTTATCTATTTAACAAGAATGAAAAAAAGAATACTCATTTTTAGCCAGTTGGTATTTGCAATCTGCTATACCTCATCTGGCTATGCATTGCCCACCTACTTCCCATCTTTAGCAAATGTTGAAGTAAAACTAAAAGCAGATATCCCTGTTTCGGGTACTGTTCGTTCAGAAGATGACGCTCCGATGCCAGGAGTTAGTGTACTCATTAAAGGAACTACCAATGGCACTACTACCGACAAAGATGGCAAGTACCAGCTTTCAGTACCGGAAGGAGCTACATTGATATTCAGCTTTGTTGGATACCTGTCCCAGGAAAGAACTACAGATAAGCTTTCCATTATTGACATACAACTAGAGCCTGATATCCAGACGCTTGAACAGGTAGTAGTTGTGGGTTATGGCACCCAGCAAAAGAAAGATCTGGTTGGCTCTGTTGCTGTAGCAGGCCGCAAAGAATTTGGAGAGGTAAATGTGAGTACTGTGAACCAGCTGATTCAGGGAAAAATTGCTGGTGTCCAGGTTGTGAATAATAGTGGTGTACCAGGATCAGGTACCAACATTGTTATCAGAGGTACTGGTTCTTTTTCGAGTGTTGCCCCTCTATATGTTATTGATGGTATTCAGAGTGATGCCGGAACATTCAACTCATTGAGTCCTTATGATATTGAGAGTATTACTGTTCTTAAGGATGCTTCCTCTGTGGCTATATATGGAGCACAGGGAGCCAATGGGGTGGTTCAGGTAACAACCAAACGAGCTAAAAGTGGCTCTCTACGAATTTCTTATGATGGCTATTATGGCATTTCTCAGGCCTGGAAAAAACTGGATCTACTCAATGCAAGTCAATACATAGATCTGGTAAAAGATATCGCTGCTGCACAAAACACAAAAATTCCGGAGAAACTGAATACACCAGATGTGCTCATAGACCGTACGGACTGGCAGGATGTTATTTTTCGGACAGCTAAATTACAGGAGCATCACCTGAGTTTGTCTGGAGGAACAGATAAAGTATTGTACACCATAGCGGCAGGATACACCAATCAGGAGAGTATTGAAGTGGGGTATAACTTCAAGCGACTGAATCTACTAGTAAATCTGGAAGAAACTATCGGAAAGCATATCCGTTTGGGACAAAGCCTGAATATGCGTTATTCATTACGCACTGGCACTACTCCAGACTTCACAGCTGCCTTGCGTATGCCGCCCTATGCGCCTGTTTATGATCCAACCAATCTCGGAGGGTATTCAAGAGTAACGACCATCAATGACCTTAACGACTCTTTCAATCCATTAACAAATGTATTTCTACGTGATAAAAAGGATCGTAGCTGGCTCAATTATGCTCAGTTCTTTGGAGAAATAGACATTTTGAACGGATTAAAGTTTCGATCTCAGGCATCGCTCAATATTGGATATGGCAGTGGGTATGATTTCATCCAGGCCAATAAGAACGGTAATCTAACCAATCCAGATGGGATTATTGAAGGGTATGGATGGAGTCTGTTTCCATTACTGGAAAATATTTTGAGCTATAACAAGCACTGGGGTAAACATACTGTATCTGCTACACTAGGAAATTCGTATCGCGATCCTGGCGCAGCCCGCTCGGTTAGCCTGGCGGGAAGTGGGTTTAATAACTACGATATTACCCAGATTGGTGTGGTAAGTAAAGCAAACCTGAATCCTGCCGGAGGAACAGCCGCAGGAGCAGCCACTTCGGCTCTGATATCTTATTTCGGGCGTGTCAATTATTCTTTCCGTGATCGATATCTTTTTTCTTTTACCTTGCGTAGGGATGGAGTCTCTGTGTTTGGGCCCAGCAAGCGTTTTGGCAATTTCCCCTCTGTAGGCTTAGGCTGGAAGGTCAATGAGGAACCGTTTATGAGTGGTCTTACTTCCGTGTCATCCTTGAAGCTTCGGGCTAGTTGGGGCAAAACAGGCAATGCCAGTATTCCACCATTTTCGTATGAGCCACTAGTCTTTAAAGGTGTCGCCAATAACATTGTCTATTCTCTGGGACCTGACAAAATTTATGTAAGAGGTGCAACTATTGGCGCTGCCTCCAATCCTAATTTAGGCTGGGAAGAAACTACACAAACCGACATAGGAATAGATCTTGGCTTGTGGGAAGATCGATTGAATCTGACCGTGGATTATTATAATCGGCAGAATGATGGCTTGCTGGTGAATGTAAATATTCCTCCTTCTACAGGTGTAGGAGGTACCGGGTACATTCCGACTGCTATTCTCACCAATGCCGCCTCAGCATATAACCGTGGCCTGGAGGTAAGTGCTACCTACAATGGACAAGTAGGTCCGCTTCAGTTTAGTATTAGTGCAAATGGAGCCTATAACAAAAACCAGGTAACTACACTCGGCACTCAGAATGCTGTACCAATCACTGGGGGTGGCTATGCTGGTGTGTCTGCTATGACCCGTACAGAGCCTGGTCATCCGATAGGAGCCTTTTATGGGTACAAGACAGATCATGTAGCTATCAGCCAGGCTGATGTTGATGCCTACAATAAACTGGCACAGGAGCGTTCAGGTGGAAAAAGCACTGTCTACCAGGCTAATCTCAAACCAGGCGATATCATCTTCCAAGATCTGAATAATGATGGAGTGGTAAATGAAAAAGATCAGACATTTCTGGGAAGTCCTATTCCGAAATGGAACTATGGAGCAAATGTAAACCTGTCGTATCATTCCTTTGACCTGATGGTTTCTTTACAGGGCATTGGCGGAGTACAGACTGTGAATGCACTCCGTTATTGGACCGAAGGCACTACGCGTCCTTTTAACTCCAGCACAGCTGTATTGGATCGCTGGCGCAAAGAAGGAGATATTACATCCATACCCAGAGCCGGTCAGAATGCTAACAGCAATCTGAACCTACGCCCTTCAAACCGCTTTGTAGAAGATGGCTCTTACCTGCGGGTGCGGAACGTAACACTGGGATATGGGATACCATCTGCTGTATTGCATCGATGGATGGGTAGTGCGGTCTCCAGTATACGCATGTATGTAACAGCTCAAAACCTTTTTACCATAACCAAATACAGTGGATATGATCCTGAAGTCAGCGGACAATCGTTCCTGTTTGCACGTGGCATC from Xanthocytophaga agilis harbors:
- a CDS encoding TonB-dependent receptor — translated: MKKRILIFSQLVFAICYTSSGYALPTYFPSLANVEVKLKADIPVSGTVRSEDDAPMPGVSVLIKGTTNGTTTDKDGKYQLSVPEGATLIFSFVGYLSQERTTDKLSIIDIQLEPDIQTLEQVVVVGYGTQQKKDLVGSVAVAGRKEFGEVNVSTVNQLIQGKIAGVQVVNNSGVPGSGTNIVIRGTGSFSSVAPLYVIDGIQSDAGTFNSLSPYDIESITVLKDASSVAIYGAQGANGVVQVTTKRAKSGSLRISYDGYYGISQAWKKLDLLNASQYIDLVKDIAAAQNTKIPEKLNTPDVLIDRTDWQDVIFRTAKLQEHHLSLSGGTDKVLYTIAAGYTNQESIEVGYNFKRLNLLVNLEETIGKHIRLGQSLNMRYSLRTGTTPDFTAALRMPPYAPVYDPTNLGGYSRVTTINDLNDSFNPLTNVFLRDKKDRSWLNYAQFFGEIDILNGLKFRSQASLNIGYGSGYDFIQANKNGNLTNPDGIIEGYGWSLFPLLENILSYNKHWGKHTVSATLGNSYRDPGAARSVSLAGSGFNNYDITQIGVVSKANLNPAGGTAAGAATSALISYFGRVNYSFRDRYLFSFTLRRDGVSVFGPSKRFGNFPSVGLGWKVNEEPFMSGLTSVSSLKLRASWGKTGNASIPPFSYEPLVFKGVANNIVYSLGPDKIYVRGATIGAASNPNLGWEETTQTDIGIDLGLWEDRLNLTVDYYNRQNDGLLVNVNIPPSTGVGGTGYIPTAILTNAASAYNRGLEVSATYNGQVGPLQFSISANGAYNKNQVTTLGTQNAVPITGGGYAGVSAMTRTEPGHPIGAFYGYKTDHVAISQADVDAYNKLAQERSGGKSTVYQANLKPGDIIFQDLNNDGVVNEKDQTFLGSPIPKWNYGANVNLSYHSFDLMVSLQGIGGVQTVNALRYWTEGTTRPFNSSTAVLDRWRKEGDITSIPRAGQNANSNLNLRPSNRFVEDGSYLRVRNVTLGYGIPSAVLHRWMGSAVSSIRMYVTAQNLFTITKYSGYDPEVSGQSFLFARGIDQGQYPQPRTFLVGLRLGF